A genomic stretch from Chitinophaga agri includes:
- a CDS encoding GIY-YIG nuclease family protein — MQQVQIGKCVYIINTGKNLFKIGKTQDLQKRLGSYHTHLPVMFRVIRQYAAANMSELEECLHIVFQHKRVKGEWFELSKDDLVICDNIARNYALTELHKQARKYAVIRYSDNPLLQVMEANEKYLQDYSRVAQDIALGLSTDEIFELNEGQVSKAVIETVRRLLKYRTPNSEFLSKWLLIVIDLGEGLSENAVLEKYKGQISRTTIHMIKRILRNQLY; from the coding sequence ATGCAGCAAGTACAAATCGGAAAGTGCGTTTACATTATCAATACTGGAAAGAACCTTTTTAAGATCGGCAAAACGCAGGATCTTCAGAAGAGGCTTGGCTCCTACCACACGCATCTACCAGTCATGTTCAGAGTGATCAGGCAATATGCGGCCGCGAATATGAGCGAGCTGGAGGAATGCCTGCATATTGTGTTTCAGCATAAAAGAGTAAAAGGGGAATGGTTTGAACTCTCTAAGGATGATCTTGTCATTTGTGATAACATCGCCCGCAATTATGCGCTTACTGAGTTACATAAACAGGCCAGAAAGTATGCTGTGATCCGGTATAGTGATAATCCGCTGTTGCAGGTAATGGAAGCGAACGAAAAGTACCTGCAGGATTATTCTCGTGTAGCCCAGGACATAGCACTTGGTCTAAGTACGGACGAGATCTTTGAACTGAATGAGGGGCAGGTCAGCAAAGCGGTGATCGAAACGGTACGCCGTCTCCTGAAGTACCGGACCCCTAATTCTGAATTTCTCAGCAAATGGCTCCTGATAGTAATTGACCTTGGGGAGGGACTGAGTGAAAATGCCGTCCTTGAAAAATACAAAGGCCAGATCAGCCGGACCACCATTCACATGATCAAACGCATCCTGCGCAATCAGCTTTACTAG